In Lactococcus garvieae subsp. garvieae, the following proteins share a genomic window:
- a CDS encoding zinc ribbon domain-containing protein YjdM: protein METPKCPTCSSEYTYELSDTTFGCSECGNEFTQADLEADKFVVLDSVGQPLADGDAVIIIQDLPVKGMPKPIKKGTKVKNIRINEFGKNEHYIDSKIDGFGAIGLKGSVVKKA from the coding sequence ATGGAAACACCTAAATGCCCAACTTGTTCAAGTGAATATACCTATGAGCTGTCAGACACGACATTTGGCTGCTCAGAATGTGGTAACGAATTTACACAAGCAGATCTAGAAGCAGACAAATTTGTGGTGCTTGATAGTGTGGGACAGCCTTTAGCTGATGGAGATGCTGTAATTATCATTCAAGATCTCCCCGTCAAAGGAATGCCAAAACCCATTAAAAAAGGTACAAAAGTTAAAAATATCCGCATCAATGAATTTGGGAAAAATGAACACTATATAGATTCAAAAATTGATGGTTTTGGGGCCATTGGGTTGAAGGGCTCAGTTGTTAAGAAAGCATAA
- a CDS encoding DUF6287 domain-containing protein: protein MDKKPQKRRIILGGLLAGLLLIGIAIFLIVVFSPKPKKDTARALNQHRTSESSLTSASSTQASKSDPISIALTEWKSLDLNQQIALLAQSYAQLNPQTTILSSDHMAMTGDLEDGAIEWYDSNKIIHKVNLKINQATVKYNYINAETWETEEQTTKINTVLANYFETPTAKQATEKIASRVIDSAQLTSLNSEMNLEQIIQGDYSSVQGTWKALNGSTITFENNQCYIVEDGRKTKLVLTPLTTDNLQNQGFLMVNSNPEGSPAGAGLSFIPTGYDWADTDKAKPRLWLSNTFGPSAQSLPERQKLAVQQAIFYKVD, encoded by the coding sequence ATGGATAAAAAGCCACAAAAGAGAAGGATTATTTTAGGAGGACTTCTTGCAGGTCTTTTACTTATTGGAATAGCTATATTTCTGATTGTTGTTTTCTCTCCTAAACCTAAAAAAGACACTGCGCGAGCTTTAAATCAACACAGAACTTCAGAAAGTTCGCTAACGAGTGCGAGTTCAACTCAAGCGAGTAAATCAGATCCGATATCCATAGCTTTAACAGAATGGAAAAGCTTGGATCTTAACCAACAAATTGCTTTATTGGCCCAATCCTATGCTCAATTGAATCCTCAAACCACGATTTTGTCATCGGACCATATGGCAATGACAGGGGATCTTGAGGATGGTGCAATAGAGTGGTATGATTCAAACAAAATCATCCATAAAGTTAATTTAAAAATTAACCAAGCGACAGTTAAATATAATTATATCAATGCTGAAACATGGGAAACAGAAGAGCAAACAACAAAAATAAATACAGTTCTTGCAAATTATTTTGAAACTCCCACAGCGAAACAAGCGACTGAAAAAATAGCTTCCAGAGTAATTGATTCTGCCCAATTGACAAGCTTAAATTCTGAGATGAATTTAGAACAAATTATTCAAGGTGATTATTCAAGTGTCCAAGGGACTTGGAAAGCTTTGAACGGCAGCACAATAACTTTTGAAAATAATCAGTGTTACATTGTAGAGGATGGACGGAAAACCAAACTTGTTCTTACTCCTCTAACAACAGATAATCTGCAAAATCAAGGCTTTCTCATGGTAAATAGTAATCCTGAAGGTTCTCCTGCTGGAGCAGGACTCTCCTTTATTCCCACAGGTTATGATTGGGCAGATACAGACAAAGCAAAACCACGTCTTTGGCTGTCCAACACTTTTGGTCCAAGTGCGCAGAGCCTTCCAGAAAGACAAAAATTAGCAGTACAACAAGCAATTTTCTATAAAGTAGATTAA